In Sander vitreus isolate 19-12246 chromosome 7, sanVit1, whole genome shotgun sequence, a genomic segment contains:
- the gpr61 gene encoding G-protein coupled receptor 61, translating to MERPVTPSPSWNISFSGLPIFPASLHPNISNVTPPVASIRGGVDLNQSLALCAMLIIDVLAVVGNLAVMIVITKTQQLRKFAFVFHLCLVDLLAALVLMPLGMLSDRILVDEVLCRSYLCLSVCLVSAAILTICAINVERYYYIVHPMRHEVKMTVGVVVMVLVGIWIKAIVMSVLPLLGWLLQGNQGVRTPSVLIHGQRHCSLHWMGGRTTRLLFIVFFTFIYFLCPVLIILVVYCNMFMVARVAAMQHGLLPTWMDTPQQRSESISSHSTMAASLGGTGARTTPQRTFSGGKAAVVLVAVGGQFLCCWLPYFSFHLYSAVVSTSPASLAQLEDVVTWIGYFCFTSNPFFYGCLNRQIREELGRHLACLFKRPSEGEQLPSREASIEENFLQFLQGTGCNLEPCNSHSRASPEEPETEGLQESAVQQNTPADFHIPGQILEETSEFIQRQQLNNKLHVSENYCKT from the coding sequence ATGGAGCGCCCTGTCACACCGAGCCCCTCCTGGAACATTTCTTTCTCCGGCCTCCCCATATTTCCAGCCTCACTGCACCCGAATATCTCTAACGTGACCCCGCCCGTTGCAAGCATCCGAGGTGGGGTGGATCTGAACCAGTCCTTGGCGCTGTGTGCTATGCTCATCATCGATGTGTTGGCAGTGGTGGGGAACTTGGCTGTGATGATTGTCATCACTAAAACTCAGCAGCTGCGCAAGTTTGCCTTCGTTTTCCACCTGTGTCTGGTGGACCTGCTGGCAGCGCTGGTGTTGATGCCTCTGGGGATGCTGTCAGACCGAATCCTTGTGGACGAGGTGCTGTGTCGGAGCTACCTCtgcttgagtgtgtgtctggtgAGCGCTGCCATCCTCACCATCTGTGCTATCAACGTGGAGCGCTACTACTATATCGTCCACCCCATGCGTCATGAGGTGAAGATGACAGTTGGGGTGGTGGTGATGGTACTAGTGGGAATCTGGATTAAAGCCATTGTCATGTCAGTGCTGCCTCTCCTGGGATGGCTGCTCCAGGGGAACCAGGGCGTGAGGACTCCTTCGGTCCTCATTCACGGTCAGAGACACTGCTCCCTCCACTGGATGGGAGGCCGAACCACACGGCTGCTTTTCATTGTCTTCTTTACATTTATCTATTTTCTGTGCCCCGTGCTTATCATTCTGGTGGTCTACTGCAACATGTTCATGGTGGCACGGGTAGCAGCCATGCAGCACGGTCTGCTTCCCACTTGGATGGACACACCGCAACAACGGTCCGAGTCCATCAGCAGCCACTCCACTATGGCAGCCAGCCTTGGTGGAACTGGTGCCCGCACCACCCCTCAGAGGACTTTCAGTGGTGGGAAGGCTGCGGTGGTCCTGGTGGCAGTGGGAGGACAGTTCCTCTGCTGCTGGCTGCCATATTTCTCCTTTCATCTCTACTCGGCTGTGGTGTCTACCTCTCCTGCCTCTCTGGCCCAGCTGGAGGATGTGGTCACATGGATTGGCTATTTCTGCTTCACCTCCAATCCCTTCTTCTATGGCTGCCTGAACCGGCAGATTCGCGAGGAGCTTGGCCGACACCTGGCTTGCCTCTTCAAGCGGCCCAGCGAAGGGGAGCAGCTGCCCAGCCGCGAGGCCTCTATTGAGGAGAACTTTTTGCAGTTCCTTCAGGGCACTGGATGCAATCTGGAGCCCTGCAACTCTCATAGCAGAGCCAGCCCAGAGGAGCCAGAGACTGAGGGCCTTCAGGAATCAGCTGTTCAGCAGAACACGCCAGCTGACTTCCACATCCCAGGGCAGATCCTTGAGGAAACCTCAGAGTTCATACAGCGGCAACAGCTGAACAATAAGCTACATGTATCAGAGAACTACTGCAAAACATAA